CTATACTGTATTAATGATATTCCTTAATGTTAAATAATTTTGCAGGATCAGCGATGAGACCGTTAATGccaaaaaatgaaaaatcaaaataattgCCATGTTAAAAACCCTGAGATACTCGCAGTTAAATAGATTTAAcgatttttattattattattattatttagTTTAAAAGAATATGATACAGTTATTAAATATGCAAATGCAGTTAGAATTTAATTGTTTTAAATTAAATGATTATATTCATATACACTACGAAAATTAATCAGTTCCTTGCgaaattaaaaaagatGAATGTTACActttttcaattaattTAAGCAATCAATTCGACGACACCACCAGCGGCCttgatcttttcttcagcCAACTTGGAGACGAATCTAGCCTTGACAATTACTGGGACATTTGGGATTCTACCCTTACCCAAGACCTTACCGTAACCGGCAGCCAAAGTATCGATAACTGGAGCAGCAGACTTGGAAGAAGACTTCAAGTATTCGTCTCTCTTGTCTTCTGGGATCAAAGTCCACAACTTGTCCAAGTTCAAAACTGGTCTCCAGAAGTGGTTTTGTTGCTTGTGGAAGTATCTCATACCAACCTTACCGAAGTAACCTGGGTGGTACTTGTCCAAGTTGGTtctgtggtggtgttgACCACCAGCCATACCTCTACCACCAGGGTGCTTTCTGTGCTTACCGATACGACCCTTACCGGCTGTAAATATACGATTTATCCATTCAGTAAAAAAATGTCAGgataaaaattaaatgtTAGTAAAACAATGTTCCGTCAATTGCTTTTTAGGTTATTTATTTGCAGCTGGAGTAAGGAATCATAAACACATAACGATTTCTGTGATTGATAATGTTAAATCTTTCTCAATTTAAGTGTCCAAGATGTACAAAGCAATAGATCCTAATTAAAGGTTAAGCTTGCAACAACCTTCTCAAATATATCTGCAATCCCGGTGATCGTCAGTAATTTCAGATAGGTTGTGacactatttttttttggatttggtttcaaaaaaaattttcccTCTGGCATAACTGAAAACATAACTGTCTCAGCTATATCAGAGGTATAGGAAGAAAGTTATTAAAACATTGTCAAAAACACATCATCGTCTTGGTTCTTTCATTCCATCCTTTCTTCCTCCACAAATGAATTGTTATTTTGATGGAACTACATACCTGAGACGTGACCTCTGTGCTTTCTAGTCTTGGTGAATCTGGTTGGCATTTCTGTTAGACTTGTTTGCGGTTGGTTATCTTGTATTGAAAGACAGAAATTAAGAACTCAAGAGAAGTACCAATGGAAATTAAAATACCAATTCTAAGTATACTATATATCAGTTGAAAAAATgtatgaaaaattttttggttcAGAAGAGactcatcgcaaaatttttggaaaaaaaaaaagatggAATATGGTGTAGTGAAACACGATATCACGTGGGTATTACAGAGCACCGGGTCGCAAGTTTCTCCGAGCGTTATGTCTACGGCAGTTCGATAAGAGTTGTTGTGCTGGCGTTTCTGTGCACAATGTCACATGTATAAAGCGTAACGAAGCAATGGCGCTTTCCTCTTTAGGAAACCTAATCTGCCCGTGCTCCGTATTTGTTTAGTCCgaggaaaaaaatgaataatccaattttttttgaaatgtaGAATATGGTGTGTGGGTGTTGGAAAACAGTCgcaaaatatatacatatcaTACTACACGTATATTACGGTCTTTAAATCACATGATTATAATTCCGAGTGCACACCAGTGGGTAGCTGCCGCTAGAGACTAGTGGAATAGTCATTGTAACGTGTATGAGTTTCTATATGACACCACCAATGGCTAAATACTTAAGGTTTATGTTAACTAGTCTTCTGCTTGATTGGTATATTAAGCCATTTCTATATACAGTATTACACTCATTTGGCAAGGGAAAGGTTTTGCTTTATAGGTTTCAGTTGGAAATTGTGTTTTCTAAGGTAGTAATACTTACGAGCAAATTTCCACTAGTACtctataataataatatgtCAGTCGTCAGACATAGATAATTCTACAACATTTAAATTTTGGAATCAATGTAAATTTATGTTTTGTAGACTATATTTGCTACATTTAATATACTTGGTAAATTGGTTCTCATCCATATTGAGGGGAATCTAAAATATGATATGTAACAATTAGTTTTCATGAATTACTGCGACTTACCTATTAATTATGGAAAATGGAGAGGGTGTGATCTATAcaaaaagagagaaaagtatatattGGACATTCACTCCCTTTAACGGACATTAGCATTAACGATGGTAGCAACTTTGAATTCTTCACCCTTAGCATTAGTCAATTTTCTAACTGGATGTTCcttatcttcttcatccttgAAGATAACTTCCAAGTTTTCGTTAGTGCTGAAATGTGGTTGCAATTGCTCCCACAGCTTCTTCTTAGGGTTCAATTGCTTCAATGGATCTTCAGCGCCGAAACCTTCGAAGAAAACTTTGTCACCTGCCTTGGAGCCCTTTGGTGGTTCAACAAATTCAACCTTATCCTCAGCATTAGAACCACACAAAACCATAGCGGTAGACTTTACACCTCTCATGTTGACTGGCTTCAAGTTACAGACAGCAACAACATAACGTTCCTGCATGGCCTCTAGTGGGAAGTGCTTGACTAGACCAGAACAAACAGTTCTTGGACCTTCCTCATCACCAACATCGATAGTGGAGACGTACAAACTGTCAGCATCTGGGTGCTTAATAGCCTTTTGAATGAAACCGACACGGAAGTCAATGACAGATGGCAATACCTTCTCTGGAGCCTTTGTTTCcttttgttgttgtgcTTGTGCAGCCTTTTTAGCGGCCTTCTTCGCCTTGGCTTCTTCtctcaacttcttcaaagtctCCTCATCTGGCTTACCTCTTTGCTTCTTGTCACCATCGTTagccttcttcttgtcaTCCTTCTTATCATCCTTCTTACCGTCATCCTTCTTAGCATcatccttcttctttggcttCTCAATAACTTCTCTTGGCAATTCGATGTTACGGTCAAATTCCAAAGTTTGGTCCTTAGACAATTGCAACAAAGCTTGCAAGTAGTCAACCCATCTAATAATGTGTCTGTAGCTACCCAAAGTACCCTTAATGTCCTTAGAACTGGAAACTAGTTCCTTGATAACTGGCAAAGTGGCTTCGAACAATTCAACATCGTGAACTGTTGGCTGAGAAGTAGCAGCAATGAAACTGTTATCTCTCAATTGCAAGTTCAAATTGTTCAAGTTGGCTTGCAATTGACCAGTCTTTAGAATAGACTCCCATTGAGCAACCAAAGCAGATTGCTCACGACTTAGTTGAGCTGTAGAATCAGCAACAGATAAACCCTTAAACTTAGCAACTAGATCAGACATACTTCTCTTTACTGTCAACCACTTGAGCATACAAATTATATTGCAATTAACACTCAAAACCACAGAAAAACTATAGATGagttaaaaataaaaagttaGCTACAATAAGTCGTACTACAAAAACACTTGACAGTTGCACGGAGAATCATCCTAGTTCATACTATTACTGTTCTCTTGTTGAAACGATGagcaataatttttcaattcttgaaaGGTTTTAAAAATGAGATTATAATGCGAATTTCTCACGAAGTGGGCTATAAAGCAATAGCATTTTAAAGTCTATATAAATGCTCTGGTATTTTAATGTTACATAATATAAAATCATATCATACTATCTAATAATTTCCCTCTAGGCATCAGATTGATTCACTATTGCAATAAActatatcttcttcttcagccATCTTCCAAATCTTGTAGTTGCATttagtttcttttcatcttcaaactCCTCAGATTCTgacatcttcttctttgtgCCAATGATTTTGCCCAAGTTGTACATTGAAGACGATTTCACCTTACCGTTTCCATTCATTTGATGGTGTAAGTGCAGTTGCGATCTCTCTGTGTTGTCTCTCTTGTTTTGTATATCGACTGTGGGTAATGACAAGAATACATCAGTTTTACCATCTTCATTGAATAACCGGCTGAACTGATCATCATCATAACCATCCCGTAAAACATCAGCAACAATGACACCATTCTTTGTATAATATATCTTATTAGACATTGACTGCACAAAAGATCCCATCTCTGTAAGTTGAATGGATGGATATTCATAGTCTGCCAACCTATCAAGTAACCTATCAAGCTTATTTACTAACAGCGCTGATTCCGTCTCTAGTTGCTCAAAAAGATCATAGTCCTGCTTTgtaatttctttgaattgCATACTATAAATCTTTGAGGATGGCTTCTTTTTTGGAGATTCATTAGATTTTAAGTATCTCATCAAATCATCTCCAAAAACATCTGAGTTATCCTCAGTAATTTCCTCGAATTCTAACTCCCCAATTTCCGGTTTCTCCTCGTCAACTGTAGTCCAGTCATCTAGTTTATCCAGATCTGAAGTTCTTTCAgatttaatattattttgtacTCCTAACTTATCAGTAGTTATAAGCTCTATCAACTCAGTTTCATCCTGGTACTTATCAATACCGTAAACACTAGACTTCATATACGGCAGAACGTCGGGTTTAATGATCGACATAGCTGTTTCACGGTCAGCAGTAGATCCCAGCAATTTTGTTGAGAAATCAATCTTTCTTTCTGTAACCTTGTCAACATATTCTATCACTTGCTCTCTGAAACCTTCTACAAATGGATTTAAGGGTTGAAGCCATTGCTCTTTGACTCCAAACGGATTGAGGGTAGATATATTTTGTAGAACCTTTGTAATCAGCAACATGTTTCTTGTTTGCTTCATTGTCAAATGACTTTCAGTAAATTTAAATAATTTTGGATTCAAAATTAATGGACAAAAGAAACGAAGGAATAAAAATGCTGAAATACAATTCAATATGCTTTGCTGACCTTTTTCTAAACATATGATTTCAAATCCCTTCCTTAACTCATGGAGCtgtttctttatcttttttgGAAGGTCGTTACTAGTTTCGATTATTCTATTCCATATAGTACAAACCCATTGTTTCAGGTCTTCCGAGTTGTGTTGTATAATTTGTCGACGTTCAATATCGTCCTTTGCGCTTATTCTCATTGGATCCATTTCGAAGGACActtcttcatttaataaatttctTATCAAAGTACCAAACGCCTTTTCGAGATATTCACGTCCAATtctcaaaaaatataactcCAAGGTCTTCGTTAAAATGCTATTTCCTCTAAACAGAGAGTTAACACGAGAAGGCATGTACTGCCCATCAATACCAGGCCTACTACCTGATTGCTTACTAAAATCCTCAAGCTCCTTGTTAATTAGTATAGTACACCATATATCTTCCTTTTGCAATGtttgaaaaatattcagGAATGTGACTGCACATTTTTCTACTTCTTTTGATGTCCCTATACTTTCCCCATAAGCAAAGCCTGTCAGATATTTCAGATTTATGGAATTTAAagtttcatcaattttcttgaaattgtttGGTGGAAGAATGTAGTTTCTTCTACTAGTTACCTTTAAACATAATGTCCCGACTTGTTTCTCTGGATTAGCTACTGAAAATAGCGGTACACGTGTTTCCTTATCCAACATAGTTCCATGTATCATATCTTTAGTTATTGTACACCTTCCTAATATTTGCTGTTTATAGTCTGAATTGTATTTTAGATCGAATTGTAATTTGTCTGGTATAACAGCTTCTGTAAATTCAAATATCTCCCTCCAAAAGGGATTTTTTGAGCTTTGGACAAATGGAGTTCTTGCAAATATTTTGCCCCAAAGAATAACATCTACAAATAAAGTACCTTCTTCGATGCCAGACATATCATTTAGATTTCCTTCAAGAACGGACACTTCCAAATTATTAACTAATCTTAAGGTATTGGATCTGGCAGCACCTATAAGAGATAATTGTTCTGCAGAAGtgaaaagttgaaaaagtGTATACATTAATTCAATTTCATGTTTAAGCTTGCTATGCAGTAATAAAGCTTGATGCTTGTCGTCTAAACCTACCCCTCCCAATAAATTTCCACCAACGTAATTTATCTTCGATCTTAGTGAACTGAGGTGGccaatatataaacaattATCATCATACAAATGCCCATTAACTATTCTCACTTCAGATGAAAGTAATGTCTTCACATCCAAGGAGTAAATTATGGTCTCATCGATAATTATATCCAGAATACCTGTCTTTTTGAGAATACATTTGGCTTTAAACCAGGagaaatttgatgaatttgataaataatCTGGATCAAGCATGCTACCAGCATCAATAAATGAACTATGACTCAAATAATTTTCAATAttagatatatttttgagcGTAGTGACATTTGCATCAAAGGGAATAGGACCATAGACATTGCACtcaatttcaaatgatTCAGAAAGGACGTCAATCCTGTCAGTTGGTTCTGTTTGTGGCAGGTACTCGGGATGCTGAATTCTTACCTTATCAAATATCCCTTTACTATTAAAAGTACTCCACCATATCAAAGACACTAGGAGTTCTTGGAATTTCTCTAAATTTACTATCCTCAAGTAGACCTTCATATCCTTTGTTGCGTTAGGATTCCTTGCGATAACCTCTATTATAGGCAGCGGCTGACTTTGGTATGTCTGCTGCCCACCTGGTTGTGAATGCTGATTTGCACTTAGCAATCGTACTCCACATTTTTGTAAATGCTTTATGATTGGATGCTTAGGTTCTTTAAAACCGCTTGTTGCTCCAACAAATTCCTTACTAATTATTGGTGTTTCAATGGCATGTGTCAGTGACCCTTGATCTGTAATTTGGAGGTAATGTGTCTTCCAGACATCTATTGATAGTTCACTGCACCAGTCTACCTTTCCTATAAAACACcctttgttcttctttataAGAACTTGGAATCGTTCTGATGTGAAATGTGCCTGCAGCTGCTCTATATTGGACATTAATCTACTTTGTGCGAAAAACTAAGTGACTGCTAGACTACAGGCATATATTAATATGATTTCTGATAGTGGCTTCAACCAGATAATGCTATAGAAACTCTTCAGGACAATGTGGAACTTCCCttccaattctttcaaCTAATGtataaatattcaaaagtaGCAATATGTAGCTAGTCCAATTGTTATATCTAGTATTTGCAATCGAAGACTCTCACAAAACTTATTATAATTTATGTAAAACAGGGTACTGTCACTTCTATCTGCTGAAATTCTGAACTGCTCGAAATGATTTGCGCGAGACGGTGA
The Nakaseomyces glabratus chromosome J, complete sequence genome window above contains:
- the RPL28 gene encoding 60S ribosomal protein uL15 (CAGL0J10384g~Ortholog(s) have RNA binding activity and cytosolic large ribosomal subunit, mitochondrion, nucleus, preribosome, large subunit precursor localization), with the translated sequence MPTRFTKTRKHRGHVSAGKGRIGKHRKHPGGRGMAGGQHHHRTNLDKYHPGYFGKVGMRYFHKQQNHFWRPVLNLDKLWTLIPEDKRDEYLKSSSKSAAPVIDTLAAGYGKVLGKGRIPNVPVIVKARFVSKLAEEKIKAAGGVVELIA
- the ARC1 gene encoding Arc1p (CAGL0J10406g~Ortholog(s) have enzyme activator activity, phosphatidylinositol-3,5-bisphosphate binding, phosphatidylinositol-3-phosphate binding, tRNA binding activity); its protein translation is MSDLVAKFKGLSVADSTAQLSREQSALVAQWESILKTGQLQANLNNLNLQLRDNSFIAATSQPTVHDVELFEATLPVIKELVSSSKDIKGTLGSYRHIIRWVDYLQALLQLSKDQTLEFDRNIELPREVIEKPKKKDDAKKDDGKKDDKKDDKKKANDGDKKQRGKPDEETLKKLREEAKAKKAAKKAAQAQQQKETKAPEKVLPSVIDFRVGFIQKAIKHPDADSLYVSTIDVGDEEGPRTVCSGLVKHFPLEAMQERYVVAVCNLKPVNMRGVKSTAMVLCGSNAEDKVEFVEPPKGSKAGDKVFFEGFGAEDPLKQLNPKKKLWEQLQPHFSTNENLEVIFKDEEDKEHPVRKLTNAKGEEFKVATIVNANVR
- the BUD2 gene encoding GTPase-activating protein BUD2 (CAGL0J10428g~Has domain(s) with predicted GTPase activator activity, role in regulation of GTPase activity, regulation of small GTPase mediated signal transduction and intracellular localization), with product MSNIEQLQAHFTSERFQVLIKKNKGCFIGKVDWCSELSIDVWKTHYLQITDQGSLTHAIETPIISKEFVGATSGFKEPKHPIIKHLQKCGVRLLSANQHSQPGGQQTYQSQPLPIIEVIARNPNATKDMKVYLRIVNLEKFQELLVSLIWWSTFNSKGIFDKVRIQHPEYLPQTEPTDRIDVLSESFEIECNVYGPIPFDANVTTLKNISNIENYLSHSSFIDAGSMLDPDYLSNSSNFSWFKAKCILKKTGILDIIIDETIIYSLDVKTLLSSEVRIVNGHLYDDNCLYIGHLSSLRSKINYVGGNLLGGVGLDDKHQALLLHSKLKHEIELMYTLFQLFTSAEQLSLIGAARSNTLRLVNNLEVSVLEGNLNDMSGIEEGTLFVDVILWGKIFARTPFVQSSKNPFWREIFEFTEAVIPDKLQFDLKYNSDYKQQILGRCTITKDMIHGTMLDKETRVPLFSVANPEKQVGTLCLKVTSRRNYILPPNNFKKIDETLNSINLKYLTGFAYGESIGTSKEVEKCAVTFLNIFQTLQKEDIWCTILINKELEDFSKQSGSRPGIDGQYMPSRVNSLFRGNSILTKTLELYFLRIGREYLEKAFGTLIRNLLNEEVSFEMDPMRISAKDDIERRQIIQHNSEDLKQWVCTIWNRIIETSNDLPKKIKKQLHELRKGFEIICLEKGQQSILNCISAFLFLRFFCPLILNPKLFKFTESHLTMKQTRNMLLITKVLQNISTLNPFGVKEQWLQPLNPFVEGFREQVIEYVDKVTERKIDFSTKLLGSTADRETAMSIIKPDVLPYMKSSVYGIDKYQDETELIELITTDKLGVQNNIKSERTSDLDKLDDWTTVDEEKPEIGELEFEEITEDNSDVFGDDLMRYLKSNESPKKKPSSKIYSMQFKEITKQDYDLFEQLETESALLVNKLDRLLDRLADYEYPSIQLTEMGSFVQSMSNKIYYTKNGVIVADVLRDGYDDDQFSRLFNEDGKTDVFLSLPTVDIQNKRDNTERSQLHLHHQMNGNGKVKSSSMYNLGKIIGTKKKMSESEEFEDEKKLNATTRFGRWLKKKI